From one Physeter macrocephalus isolate SW-GA chromosome 18, ASM283717v5, whole genome shotgun sequence genomic stretch:
- the TMEM151B gene encoding transmembrane protein 151B, which translates to TPAAAAADEGPAREEQRPIQPSFTKSLCRESHWKCLLLSLLMYGCLGAVAWCHVTTVTRLTFSSAYQGNSLMYHDSPCSNGYVYIPLAFLLMLYAVYLVECWHCQARHELQHRVDVSSVRERVGRMQQATPCIWWKAISYHYVRRTRQVTRYRNGDAYTTTQVYHERVNTHVAEAEFDYERCGVRDVSKALVGLEGAPATRLRFTKCFSFASVEAENAYLCQRARFFAENEGLDDYMEAREGMHLKNVDFREFMVAFPDPARPPWYACSSAFWAAALLTLSWPLRVLAEYRTAYAHYHVEKLFGLEGPSSAGGSAGGGLSPSDELLPPLTHRLPRVNTVDSTELEWHIRSNQQLVPSYSEAVLMDLAGLGARCAGGAAGGYAPTCRYGGVGGPGAAGLAPYRRSCEHCQRAVSSSSIFSRSALSICASPRAGPGPGGGAGCGGSRFSLGRLYGSRRSCLWRSRSGSVNEASCPTEQTRLSSQASMGDDEDDEDEEEAGPPPPYHDALYFPVLIVHRQEGCLGHGHRPLHRHGSCVETSL; encoded by the exons acgccggcggcggcggcggcggacgAGGGTCCCGCCCGAGAGGAG CAGCGTCCCATCCAGCCCTCTTTCACCAAGTCCCTCTGCCGTGAGTCCCACTGGAAGTGCCTGCTCCTCTCGCTGCTCATGTACGGCTGCCTGGGGGCCGTGGCCTGGTGCCACGTCACCACGGTGACCCGCCTCACCTTCAGCAGCGCCTACCAGGGCAACAGCCTCATGTACCACGACAGCCCCTGCTCCAACGGCTATGTCTACATCCCCCTGGCCTTCCTGCTCATGCTGTACGCTGTCTACCTGGTGGAGTGCTGGCATTGCCAAGCCCGCCACGAGCTGCAGCACCGCGTGGATGTGAGCAGCGTGCGGGAGCGCGTGGGCCGCATGCAGCAGGCCACGCCCTGTATCTGGTGGAAGGCCATCAGCTACCACTATGTCCGCCGCACCCGCCAGGTCACCCGATACCGCAATGGAGACGCCTACACCACCACCCAG GTCTACCATGAGCGCGTCAACACGCACGTGGCCGAGGCCGAGTTCGACTACGAGCGCTGTGGCGTCCGCGACGTGTCCAAGGCTCTGGTGGGGCTGGAGGGCGCGCCGGCCACGCGGCTGCGCTTCACCAAGTGCTTCAGCTTCGCCAGCGTGGAGGCCGAGAACGCGTACCTGTGCCAGCGCGCGCGCTTCTTCGCCGAGAACGAAGGCCTGGACGACTACATGGAGGCGCGCGAGGGCATGCACCTCAAGAACGTGGACTTCCGCGAATTCATGGTGGCCTTCCCCGACCCGGCCAGGCCACCCTGGTACGCCTGCTCGTCGGCCTTCTGGGCTGCGGCGCTGCTCACGCTGTCGTGGCCGCTGCGCGTGCTGGCCGAGTACCGCACGGCCTACGCGCACTACCACGTGGAGAAGCTTTTCGGCCTGGAGGGCCCGAGCTCGGCTGGCGGCAGCGCGGGCGGCGGCCTCAGCCCCAGCGACGAGCTGTTGCCCCCGCTCACGCACCGCCTGCCGCGGGTCAACACGGTGGACAGCACGGAGCTCGAGTGGCACATCCGTTCCAACCAGCAGCTGGTGCCCAGCTACTCGGAGGCGGTGCTCATGGACCTGGCGGGGCTGGGCGCGCGCTGTGCTGGGGGCGCGGCGGGCGGCTACGCGCCCACGTGCCGCTACGGTGGGGTGGGTGGCCCAGGCGCAGCGGGCCTGGCCCCGTACCGGCGCAGCTGCGAGCACTGCCAGCGCGCCGTCAGCAGCTCGTCCATCTTCTCGCGCAGCGCTCTGAGCATCTGCGCCAGCCCTCGGGCCGGACCGGGGCCCGGCGGCGGGGCGGGCTGCGGCGGCAGCCGCTTCTCCCTAGGCCGCCTCTACGGCTCCCGGCGCAGCTGCCTGTGGCGCAGCCGGAGCGGGAGCGTCAACGAGGCGAGCTGCCCCACCGAGCAGACGCGGCTGTCCAGCCAGGCCAGCATGGGGGACGACGAGGACGACGAAGACGAGGAGGAGGCCGGGCCGCCGCCGCCCTACCACGACGCCCTCTACTTCCCGGTGCTCATCGTGCACCGGCAGGAGGGATGTCTGGGCCACGGCCACCGGCCGCTGCACCGCCACGGCTCCTGCGTAGAGACCTCACTGTGA